In one Gracilinanus agilis isolate LMUSP501 chromosome 6, AgileGrace, whole genome shotgun sequence genomic region, the following are encoded:
- the LOC123251949 gene encoding LOW QUALITY PROTEIN: neuroepithelial cell-transforming gene 1 protein-like (The sequence of the model RefSeq protein was modified relative to this genomic sequence to represent the inferred CDS: deleted 1 base in 1 codon; substituted 1 base at 1 genomic stop codon): MVADDEIGSFLPIKRTIRVLDVNNQSFREQEEPSNKRVRSLARVSSLANLISPVRNGAVKRFGQTIQSFTLRGDNRSPACAQKSFNRAIVPTPSKSRNSVRLSEMLDINMKESLTTKEIKCQEAIYEMLRGEQDLIEDLKLARKAYRDPMLKLSIMSEEELTHIFGDLDAYIPLHEDLLARLGEATKPDGTVEQIGHILVNWLPGLNAYRGYCSNQLAAKALLDQKKQDARVQDFLQRCLESPFSRKLDLWSFLDIPRSHLVKYPLLSKEILRHTPKDHTDIKPLEEALLVIQGVLSDINLKKGESECQYYIDKLEYLDDKEKDPRIDANKVLLCHGELKNKNGHKLYIFLFQDILVLTRPVRRNEHHSYQVYRQPILVQELVLEHLQDGDVRMEGSFRGAFSNSDKAKNIFRVRFRDPSPGQSHTLQANDVFHKQQWFNCIXTAIAPFHQTTSPTEFKGLSELNKRCEKNNPLASHIKTQRKSSTLSGLIPLEVDENSPECIPSIAINESSTGIYRIQSGSQKAQEKAQLNDKRKETLV, from the exons ATGGTGGCTGATGATGAGATTGGAAGTTTCCTGCCTATTAAAAGGACTATTCGTGTCCTGGATGTTAATAATCAGTCCTTTAGAGAACAAGAGGAGCCAAGCAACAAAAGAGTTCGATCTCTGGCTCGAGTCTCATCTTTGGCaaatttaatctctcctgtgAGAAATGGAGCAGTCAAACGTTTTGGTCAAACCATACAGTCATTTACACTTCGTGGAGACAACAGATCTCCTGCTTGTGCCCAGAAATCATTTAATAGGGCTATTGTCCCAACTCCTTCTAAAAGCAGAAACAGTGTACGATTGTCAGAGATGTTAGATATCAACATGAAAGAATCTTTAACcaccaaagaaatcaaatgtcAAGAGGCAATATATGAAATGCTCCGAGGAGAACAGGATTTAATTGAGGATCTTAAGCTTGCCAGAAAGGCCTACCGTGATCCCATGTTGAAGTTATCTATCATGTCTGAGGAAGAACTCACACATATATTTGGAGATTTAGATGCTTACATACCTCTGCATGAAGATCTGTTGGCAAGATTAGGAGAAGCAACAAAGCCAGATGGGACAGTGGAGCAAATTGGTCATATTCTTGTGAATTGGTTGCCAGGTTTAAATGCTTATAGAGGATACTGCAGTAACCAGCTTGCAGCTAAAGCTCTTCTTGATCAGAAAAAACAAGATGCAAGAGTTCAAGATTTCCTTCAGCGTTGTCTTGAGTCTCCTTTCAGTAGGAAGTTAGACCTCTGGAGCTTCCTGGACATTCCTCGAAGTCACCTAGTCAAATACCCCTTGCTATCAAAAGAAATCCTCCGACATACACCCAAAGACCACACTGATATAAAACCTCTAGAAGAAGCTCTATTGGTAATACAAGGAGTACTCTCTGATATCAACTTGAAGAAAGGAGAATCAGAATGCCAATATTATATTGACAAACTGGAATATCTGGATGACAAAGAGAAGGATCCTAGGATTGATGCTAACAAGGTGTTGCTTTGCCATGGAGAACTGAAGAATAAAAATGGACATAAACTCTATATTTTCTTGTTTCAAGATATCCTTGTCTTGACTCGTCCTGTTAGACGCAATGAACACCACTCTTACCAAGTATACCGTCAGCCTATTCTTGTTCAGGAGCTGGTTTTAGAGCACCTACAGGATGGTGATGTGAGAATGGAAGGTTCCTTTAGAGGTGCTTTTAGCaactcagacaaagctaaaaataTCTTCAGAGTTCGTTTCCGGGACCCTTCTCCAGGGCAGTCCCATACTTTACAAGCTAATGATGTGTTCCATAAGCAACAGTGGTTCAATTGTATCTGAACTGCCATTGCCCCCTTTCATCAAACCACCAGTCCAACAGAGTTTAAGGGTTTGTCGGAGCTCAATAAGAGGTGTGAAAAGAACAAC CCTTTGGCATCACACATCAAAACCCAAAGGAAGTCATCAACACTTTCTGGTCTCATTCCTCTGGAAGTAGATGAAAATTCCCCTGAATGTATTCCCAGCATAGCTATAAATGAAAGCTCCACAGGTATATACAGAATACAATCTGGGTCCCAAAAAGCCCAAGAGAAGGCCCAACTGaatgataaaaggaaagagacttTGGTATAA